From the genome of Nicotiana sylvestris chromosome 1, ASM39365v2, whole genome shotgun sequence:
acataaacaatatgtaccccataagtatcccatctaatcttgaagaagtagagacgagaggtcgacttgatacttactaaagTCAAATAATATGataaagtgttatgctaagcatgggaGTCACAAATAATCAATAGTTTTTAGCAAGAGGTAATAAGTCATGTTCTtaccaattttacaattagccatttacatttcaaatatttagtagaacaagtcatggataagatttcacgtagatatcatgcgcacattatacCAAGGTCGATGGCCCaatccaacagaaaataaattgtgcactgccagagggtcgaatggcgcgaaccatagatgcatctatttctaccgaggcgatcggcccaatccacaaatatcaattaatgtcaagaaaacacatgaaggcacatttattttcaaataaattcatacaagtgtccaacaagtgtatacattcgcttatattcctttccaagtctctagcatatcctaagtgatcacattagcaagaaaatatagaggcattcacaaatatagcatgatacgggccctagactacccggacaattaatataatagtagctacgcacggactctcgtcaccaagtgcgtacgtagcccccacatttagtagtaaattatttaattattataCCTACGGGGACAATTcactcttacaaggttagaaaggagacttacctagCTCTAAagtgtacttccaataccaataatgagcccaaaccctcaatttggagccaaacaatccaaaactagttaaatgaggtaggaactagtcaatataagctcacgagatcatattctagctatttaagcaattttccagccttaaacacaagtttcctaaaatccgaccgcGGGCCCACTtgctcggattccgaaatttttcaaagaaagttgttctctttaacctaaggatcaataatatatgatttctaattcatttcataacatatttcgtggttaaatctaacttttatcaacCCTAGGTCTTGCTCTAATTCCATAGTTTTCACAAATTTTTGTGtattaatctacccaaaacccaagtattaaactcacattaagtagaattaacttacctcacaatgctatgttgaaatcccctctttgaaagctcccaaatcgcccaaatgtagagataaaataaaataaatggcctaagtcccatttttaaaagttgtgcccaggtctctgatgtcgcaaatgcgacatcaggttcgcaaatgcgaactcgcaattgccacaaaatcttcgcaattgcgaactggcTCCCTTCCtgctttcatcgcaaatgcgatcttggggtcgcaaatgcggaccctgcagggttcgcaattgcggtgTATTTGTCGCAAATGTTACGCTTCCCACCTGCTGccttcatcgcaattgcgatggtttcctcgcaaatgcaaggttgcaattgcgaacaaattcctcacatttgcgagacctgcaatTTCTCACAGAAAGACCAGAAAGCTAGGGTGTTTTTCACCCCCAACACTtgcctgaaactcacccgagcccttggggcttcACTCCGAACACCCACATAAGTACAACAACATTGTacaaacttgctcgagcgatcaaatcgccgaaataacacctaaaaccacggattcaacaccaaaacgcatgaaatccttaagaacattcAAATTCCTATCTTTACTATCGGACGTTCGAATCACGTCGAATCAGCCTCATTTCTCACCAAATTACACAGACAAGactaaaatattatattaaacctataccaggctccggaactaacatacgggcccgataccaatataATCAAGCATTATTCCTTttcattaaatccttagaatttaactttaacaatttctaataaaaattcattactcgggctagggacctcagaattcgattccgggcatacgtccaggtCTTATATTTTCCTATGGACTCTCTGGGACCGTTAAAACACGAATcagggtccgtttgctaaaaaggtgttgaccaaagtcaaacttagccttttaagaaaatcttaaggaatcaaatgagcatatttcaacccaatTCCTTCCAAATCCCGAAACAACCCTCCCAGCAGgtcataaattagttaaagcatgcgcgggaagttttatttaggggaacggggttctaaaaagcaaaacgaccagtcgggtcgttacattctccacctcttaaacaaacgttcatcctcgaacggacatagaaaagtacctgagctgctgaataaatgtggatatcttctcctcatgtcctcctcggactcccaggttacCTCATCGACTAGTTGGCCCATCCACTGGACCCTCACCGCAaaaatcctcttggacctcaactggtgatcctgtctatcaataatggcaattggctcctcctcataacccaaactctcatccagctgaatagtactgaagtctaacacatgggacaagtcggcatgatacttcTGAAAACCGGATGAACTCATGATAAGctgggggtaaagcaagctcgtaagcaacctccccaacttgtctcaacacctcaaaggggccaataaaccttgggctcaactttcccttcttcacTAATCTCATGATGCCCTTCATTGGCAAGACTTTCAAGAGAatcttctcgccaaccatgaatgatacatcacgtgcCTTCTGATCTGTGTAACTCTTCTATATGGACTAAGTtgtgcgaagcctctcctgaatcaactttaccttgtccaaggcatcttacACCAAATttgtaccatataacttagcctcacccgGCCCAAACCACTCGATAGGAGAATAACACTGCCGACCATAtgaagcctcaaatggagccatctcaatgATGGACTGacagctgttgttataagcaaactctgccaaaggcaagaactgatcccgctatcctccaaagtcaatcacacatgctctaagcatgtcctccaagattTGAACTGTCCGCTCTGACTGTCCGTCAGTCTGTGGATAAAATGTTGTACTAAGCTCCACGCGGGTCCCCAAATCACCCTAAatagctctccagaaatgggaaatgaactgagggcctctatccgatatgatggaaataggcacaccaTGCAACTGGACTATCTcctgaatgtaaatctgagcTAGTCTCTCCGAAGTATAAGTAGTCACAACCGGTATAAAGTGtgtcgacttggtcaacctatccaagATGACCCACAATGCATCAAACTTCTGCAAGGTCTAGGGCAagccaactacaaaatccataataatgcgctcccacttccactctggtataggcatctgctgaagtaggccacccggcctctggtgcTTGTACTTGACCTGCtagcaattcaaacacctagccacatactccactatgtctttcttcatcctcctccaccaataatgttgtcttaagtcacgatacatcttcgtatcACCCGAATGAATGAAATACCGCAAAatgtgtgcctcctctagtatcctctccctcagaccatcaatattaggaacacataggcaacCCTGGAGTCgtaaaacaccatcctcgccaatagaaacctccttggtaCTACCCTGAAGCACTGTCTCTCTGAGaactgccaaatgtggatcatcgaactatTGGGCCTTGATCTATGCCAATAATAAAGACTAAGCAACAACGCAcgcaagaactcggctgggctctgaaatatccaaccttacaagtctgttagccaaggactggatATCCAAAGCTAATGGCAtctcctctgctggaatgaatgccaagctacctatACTCTCTcctttcctgcttaaggcatctgcgaccacatttgcctttgcctgggtgataaagaatggtgatgtcataatccttcagaaACTCAAGctatctacgctgcctcaaattgagatccctcttcttgaacaagtgttgtaagctgcgatgatcagtataaacctcacatgatatCTCGTACAAATACTGTCTCCATATATTAAGTAcatgaacaatcgcggccaactccagatcgtgcacaggataattcttcacATGGATCTTCAGCTGATGCGAATCATATgtaataactcgcccctcctgcatcaatacacatcccaatccaGCGTGCTAAAcatcgcaatataccgtatacatccttgaaccggaaggcaacacaagaactggtgttgtagtcaaggctgtcttaagcttctgaaaactcgcctcacaatcatcggaccaatggaaaggagcacccttctgggtcaatctagtcagaggtgatgcaataaaTGAAAAGCCCTACACGAATCGTCTGTAATAACATGCTAACCATAGGAAACTCTTGATCTCGGTCAcggaagtaggacgtggccaattctgaactgcctcaatattcttgggatccaccttaataccctctcatgacacaacatgccccaagaatgccactgactttagccaaaactcacacttggagaacttagcatatagcttttgctctcgcaatgtctgaagcactactctgaaatgctgctcatgctcccccaggctacgtgagtatatcaagatatTGTCAATGAAGacaattataaaggaatcaatataaggtctgaacaccctattcatcaagtccataaatgacgttggggcat
Proteins encoded in this window:
- the LOC138891217 gene encoding uncharacterized protein; protein product: MCIDYRKLNKVTIKNKYLLPRIDYLFDQLQGAKEGRVITYDSHQLKIHVKNYPVHDLELAAIVHVLNIWRQYLYEISCEAKANVVADALSRKGESIGSLAFIPAEEMPLALDIQSLANRLFDDPHLAVLRETVLQGSTKEVSIGEDGVLRLQGCLCVPNIDGLRERILEEAHILRYFIHSGDTKMYRDLRQHYWWRRMKKDIVEYVARCLNC